A DNA window from Engystomops pustulosus chromosome 6, aEngPut4.maternal, whole genome shotgun sequence contains the following coding sequences:
- the LOC140064020 gene encoding galactoside alpha-(1,2)-fucosyltransferase 2-like, giving the protein MDAPNKRKKFFLLGCLFMSVFVFILLYRLQIHTQFLTFSAHLPISLICPKNDNKQSTTEVEIPYSGEEIVAKCKDSGIWTVKPDGRLGNNMGEYATLYALAKANKRQAFILSDMHNYLAPIFQITLPVLHDNVAWHVPFKEYWIHDWMSEEYNHIEESFIKLTGYPCSWTFFHHLREDILREFTIHDYLKTEANRVLEGIKGSRKNVTYIGIHVRRGDYINVMPNVWKGVVADKGYLEKAMNYFRNKYKEPVFVVASNGMNWCKENIDNSKGDVYFSGDGNESTPGKDFALLVSCNHTIMTIGTFGFWASYLVGGETIYLTNFTLPESEFLKLFHYDAAFLPEWIGIPADLSPLLH; this is encoded by the coding sequence ATGGATGCACCCAACAAAAGAAAGAAATTTTTCCTCTTGGGCTGTTTATTTATGTCAGTCTTTGTATTCATTTTACTGTACCGATTACAGATCCATACCCAATTTTTGACATTTTCCGCTCACCTGCCAATATCTTTAATTTGCCCAAAAAATGACAACAAACAATCTACTACAGAAGTGGAGATACCATATAGTGGCGAAGAGATTGTAGCTAAATGCAAAGATTCAGGAATTTGGACTGTAAAACCTGACGGTAGGTTAGGAAATAACATGGGTGAATATGCTACATTATACGCCTTGGCCAAAGCAAATAAGCGTCAGGCGTTTATACTTTCAGATATGCATAACTACTTGGCGCCAATATTTCAAATAACCCTGCCAGTTTTACATGACAATGTGGCCTGGCATGTCCCATTTAAGGAATACTGGATACATGATTGGATGTCCGAGGAATATAATCACATTGAAGAGAGTTTTATCAAACTAACAGGCTATCCATGTTCTTGGACATTTTTTCACCATCTTCGAGAGGATATTCTTAGGGAATTTACAATCCATGACTATCTTAAGACTGAGGCCAACAGAGTTTTGGAAGGCATTAAAGGTTCTCGGAAAAATGTTACCTACATTGGGATCCATGTACGAAGAGGAGATTATATAAACGTAATGCCAAATGTTTGGAAGGGTGTGGTTGCAGACAAAGGCTACTTGGAAAAAGCCATGAATTATTTCCGAAATAAATATAAAGAACCAGTTTTTGTAGTAGCTAGTAATGGAATGAACTGGTGTAAAGAGAATATTGATAATTCCAAGGGAGATGTCTACTTTTCAGGAGATGGCAATGAGTCTACTCCAGGCAAAGATTTTGCACTTCTGGTTAGTTGTAACCACACAATCATGACTATTGGGACATTTGGATTTTGGGCAAGCTATCTGGTTGGGGGAGAAACCATTTACCTCACTAATTTTACACTTCCTGAATCGGAATTCTTGAAACTTTTCCATTATGATGCTGCTTTCCTACCAGAGTGGATAGGTATTCCAGCTGACCTATCACCTCTACTGCACTGA